In one window of Chloroflexota bacterium DNA:
- a CDS encoding beta-galactosidase, translating into MSKLPAFPYGAVYFRKSNPPAEDWARDYELAAEDGSTIFRHWFMWSAIEVAPGVLDWADYDRQLDLAAANGISTVIAEFITAAPEWAWRQFAHARFTDKDGKQAHSTYSHSCAVGGFPGLCLDNEVVREAAERFLRALVERYREHPGLGGYDIWNECNIPPAYCFCPATAARFRAWLQQKYGEVRTLAQAWRRYSIASWEDAEPPRTLAPYPDVLDWLQFRIDNAYRLMRWRADLIRSLDGVHPVTAHGVALSISNMADGACHEWRAASEVSTYGFTWVASRRGNQPWKQWHAVDVVRAGSRGKPFWHAEAQAGPLWMQPQVIGREREDGRITDPEDIRLWNLTSFAGGATGLLYPRWRPLLDGPLFGAFGAYGMDGSRTPRSEMLCQIAQWAASPQQADLWAGRPVRGEIGIVVVPESQLFCYAQQGSTDLYAQSARGAYSGFFEIGLQPDWVLIDHIDEYDILYLPMPAMLPASVAVRLKEWVARGGTLISEGCPGYFGDNGHVGTIQPNHGLDELFGASEAHVEFTPDLLDGLTVAVGDYTLPGGGFLQTYEPTTGTAAGVYAGPAAGRYAEGQVAVVDHQFGGGRTRLIGTFVGYGQYRQPGLAFQALAEWAGVDPHTTVTTDHDSDARMVVARLHQSRRSTFLWVLNHSRRPTSVKVELSERHGPYWSVRPRWGEGTASVNGQTVTVWLDGRDGAILELR; encoded by the coding sequence ATGAGTAAGCTGCCGGCCTTCCCGTACGGCGCGGTCTACTTCCGCAAGTCGAACCCGCCCGCCGAGGATTGGGCGCGCGACTACGAGCTGGCGGCGGAGGATGGCAGCACCATCTTCCGCCACTGGTTCATGTGGAGCGCCATCGAGGTTGCCCCGGGCGTCCTCGACTGGGCGGACTACGATCGGCAGCTCGATCTTGCCGCCGCCAACGGCATCAGCACGGTCATCGCCGAGTTCATCACGGCAGCGCCGGAGTGGGCCTGGCGGCAGTTCGCGCATGCGCGCTTCACGGACAAGGACGGGAAGCAGGCGCACAGCACCTACAGCCACTCCTGCGCCGTGGGCGGCTTCCCGGGCCTCTGCCTCGACAACGAGGTTGTCCGCGAGGCGGCCGAACGGTTCCTGCGGGCGCTGGTCGAGCGGTACCGCGAGCACCCGGGCCTGGGCGGCTACGATATCTGGAACGAGTGCAACATCCCGCCCGCCTACTGCTTCTGCCCGGCCACGGCGGCGCGCTTCCGCGCGTGGCTCCAGCAGAAGTACGGCGAGGTTCGCACGCTGGCCCAGGCCTGGCGACGGTACAGCATCGCATCCTGGGAGGACGCCGAGCCGCCGCGCACGCTCGCGCCATACCCGGACGTGCTGGACTGGCTCCAGTTCCGCATCGACAACGCCTACCGCCTGATGCGCTGGCGAGCGGACCTGATCCGGTCCCTCGACGGCGTCCACCCGGTCACGGCGCACGGCGTCGCGCTCTCGATCTCGAACATGGCTGACGGCGCGTGCCACGAGTGGCGGGCCGCCTCCGAGGTCTCGACCTACGGCTTTACGTGGGTCGCCTCACGGCGCGGCAACCAGCCCTGGAAGCAGTGGCACGCCGTGGACGTGGTCCGGGCCGGCTCGCGCGGCAAGCCGTTCTGGCACGCCGAGGCCCAGGCCGGCCCGCTCTGGATGCAGCCCCAGGTCATCGGGCGGGAGCGCGAAGATGGCCGCATCACCGACCCTGAGGACATCCGCCTCTGGAATCTGACCTCGTTTGCTGGCGGCGCGACGGGGCTGCTCTACCCGCGCTGGCGGCCGCTCCTCGACGGCCCGCTGTTCGGCGCGTTCGGCGCCTACGGCATGGACGGCTCGCGGACGCCCCGCTCCGAGATGCTCTGCCAGATCGCGCAGTGGGCGGCCAGCCCGCAGCAGGCCGATCTGTGGGCCGGCCGCCCGGTGCGCGGCGAGATCGGCATCGTAGTGGTGCCGGAGTCGCAACTGTTCTGCTACGCCCAGCAGGGCAGCACGGACCTCTACGCCCAGAGCGCGCGCGGCGCGTACAGCGGCTTCTTCGAGATCGGCCTTCAGCCCGACTGGGTGCTGATCGACCACATCGACGAGTACGACATCCTCTACCTGCCGATGCCCGCGATGTTGCCCGCGTCAGTGGCCGTGCGGCTGAAGGAGTGGGTGGCGCGCGGCGGCACCCTGATCTCGGAAGGGTGCCCGGGCTACTTCGGGGACAACGGGCACGTCGGCACGATCCAGCCGAATCACGGCCTGGACGAGCTGTTCGGGGCGAGCGAGGCCCACGTCGAGTTCACGCCCGACCTGCTCGACGGCCTGACCGTCGCCGTTGGCGACTACACCCTGCCCGGTGGCGGCTTCCTCCAGACCTACGAGCCGACGACTGGCACAGCGGCCGGCGTCTACGCCGGGCCAGCGGCCGGGCGGTACGCCGAGGGCCAGGTCGCGGTGGTGGATCACCAGTTTGGCGGCGGACGAACGCGTCTGATCGGCACGTTCGTCGGGTACGGGCAGTACCGACAGCCGGGGCTGGCGTTCCAGGCGCTGGCCGAGTGGGCCGGCGTGGACCCTCACACGACGGTCACCACCGACCACGACAGCGACGCCCGGATGGTCGTGGCGCGTCTGCACCAGAGCCGCCGTTCGACGTTCCTCTGGGTGCTCAACCACAGCCGCCGGCCGACGAGCGTCAAAGTCGAGCTGAGCGAGCGGCACGGCCCATACTGGTCCGTGCGGCCACGGTGGGGCGAGGGCACGGCCTCCGTGAACGGCCAGACGGTGACGGTCTGGCTGGACGGCCGCGACGGCGCGATTCTGGAGCTGCGGTAG
- a CDS encoding Rieske (2Fe-2S) protein encodes MAKYIVGTVDEITPGTRKIVDVGGRSVGVYNLHGEFFAILNRCPHQAGPLCLGNAYGFLKSGAVGEYEYSRPGEIVRCPWHGWEFDVRTGQSWFDPVQVRVRRYDVSVTPGAELVAEGADETLVAGTPPPPNPGTTPAEVAAATGDAGETEPGMEGMLKGPYVAETFPVSIEQQYVVVEIGR; translated from the coding sequence ATGGCGAAGTACATCGTCGGGACGGTGGACGAGATCACCCCCGGCACCAGGAAGATCGTGGATGTGGGCGGCCGGTCGGTGGGCGTCTACAACCTGCATGGCGAGTTCTTTGCGATCTTGAACCGCTGCCCGCATCAGGCCGGGCCGCTCTGCCTGGGCAACGCCTACGGCTTCCTGAAGTCCGGCGCGGTGGGCGAGTATGAGTACAGCCGCCCCGGCGAGATCGTGCGCTGTCCCTGGCATGGGTGGGAGTTCGACGTGCGGACGGGGCAGTCCTGGTTCGACCCGGTCCAGGTGCGCGTCCGCCGCTACGACGTGAGCGTCACACCCGGCGCAGAGCTGGTGGCCGAAGGCGCCGACGAGACCCTGGTGGCCGGCACGCCACCCCCGCCGAATCCTGGCACCACGCCGGCCGAGGTCGCAGCGGCCACCGGCGACGCCGGCGAGACCGAGCCGGGCATGGAAGGGATGCTGAAGGGGCCATACGTGGCCGAGACGTTCCCCGTCTCCATCGAGCAGCAGTACGTGGTCGTGGAGATCGGCCGGTGA
- a CDS encoding amidohydrolase, with translation MVVTLAQSSADRRQTKFPVIDGDIHPTPRSPRALDQYFLTDEWRDFHRNVGGRGFTGTNVPRTYPNAARRDAYPPNGGPAGSDLDFMRIQLLDAWNIEYGILQPLMGAASMRNLEYSAALSSAINEWQIHEWLIPEPRLRSGLVIPYEDGPLSVTEIERRGSYEGFLQLMFAMRTSEPLGRRKYWPIYEAAEALGKPIGIHVGGGGGMPVSGAGWPSYYIEDHTGQSIAFMTQIASFIFEGVFERFPKLKVVLIEGGFAWAPSMAWRMDAAWSKLRAEVPKLQRKPSEYLAEHFWLTTQPMEEPPVPHQFVQLLEQAPWLQDKLMFATDYPHWDFDAPDACLPLTDLPAGFEEALMCGNARKLYNLQPRG, from the coding sequence ATGGTAGTGACGCTCGCCCAGTCCAGCGCTGATCGTCGGCAGACGAAGTTCCCCGTCATCGACGGCGACATCCACCCGACGCCGCGGTCGCCGCGCGCTTTGGACCAGTACTTTCTGACGGACGAGTGGCGCGACTTCCACCGGAACGTTGGCGGACGTGGGTTCACCGGCACCAACGTGCCGCGCACCTACCCGAACGCCGCCCGCCGGGACGCCTACCCGCCGAACGGCGGGCCAGCCGGCTCGGACCTCGACTTCATGCGGATCCAGCTGCTGGACGCCTGGAACATCGAGTACGGCATCCTGCAGCCGCTGATGGGCGCGGCCAGCATGCGAAATCTCGAATACTCGGCGGCCCTGTCGAGTGCCATCAACGAGTGGCAGATCCACGAGTGGCTGATCCCCGAGCCTCGGCTGCGGTCTGGCCTCGTGATCCCGTACGAGGACGGCCCGCTGTCGGTGACCGAGATCGAGCGGCGCGGCAGCTATGAGGGCTTCCTCCAGCTCATGTTCGCGATGCGGACCAGCGAGCCGCTGGGGCGGCGCAAGTACTGGCCGATCTACGAGGCGGCCGAGGCGCTCGGCAAGCCCATCGGCATCCACGTTGGCGGCGGCGGCGGCATGCCCGTCTCCGGGGCCGGCTGGCCGTCCTACTACATCGAGGATCACACCGGGCAGTCGATCGCCTTCATGACGCAGATCGCCAGCTTCATCTTCGAGGGCGTCTTCGAGCGGTTCCCGAAGCTGAAGGTCGTGCTGATCGAAGGCGGCTTCGCCTGGGCGCCGTCGATGGCCTGGCGGATGGATGCCGCCTGGTCCAAGCTGCGGGCCGAGGTGCCGAAGCTCCAGCGCAAGCCGTCGGAGTACCTCGCGGAGCACTTCTGGCTCACGACCCAGCCGATGGAGGAGCCGCCCGTCCCGCATCAGTTCGTGCAACTGTTGGAGCAGGCCCCCTGGCTCCAGGACAAGCTGATGTTTGCGACGGACTACCCACACTGGGACTTCGACGCACCAGACGCCTGCCTGCCGCTGACCGACCTGCCGGCCGGCTTTGAAGAGGCGCTGATGTGCGGCAACGCGCGCAAGCTCTACAACCTGCAGCCGCGCGGCTGA
- a CDS encoding amidohydrolase, with protein sequence MDLGQPVIDTDIHCTVPNAQALFPYLSAHWREYITMSAFKGPVDTAYPGNAATSALDGTRPPDGSPPGSSLQLIREQVLDAWNVEVGILNCAYSVDGITAPDTAAAMASAVNDWLIDEWLANEPRLRATMLVPMRVPEMAAAEIDRVGDHPGIVQVMLPAVSQSLYGQRRWWPVFEAIERHNLVASFQFGGASGSPMSAAGWPSHYIEEYVDMAPLFQSHLLSIISEGLLDKFPTLRLSMIESGWTWLPGFFWRFDKVWKGLRRETPWVKALPSEYIKERMRFSLQPLDLPRDPVIVQQIMEQIDSDTLLMFSTDYPHWHFDTPEEALPVGLTEAQRGNILYDNAASFYGFGRHAR encoded by the coding sequence ATGGATCTCGGACAGCCCGTCATCGACACCGACATCCATTGCACTGTCCCGAACGCCCAGGCCCTCTTCCCGTACCTCTCCGCGCACTGGCGCGAGTACATCACCATGTCCGCGTTCAAGGGGCCGGTTGACACAGCCTACCCCGGCAACGCCGCGACCTCCGCCCTGGACGGCACGCGACCGCCCGACGGCAGCCCGCCCGGTTCCAGCCTCCAGTTGATCCGCGAGCAGGTGCTGGATGCCTGGAACGTCGAGGTCGGCATCCTCAACTGCGCGTACAGCGTGGACGGCATCACGGCCCCGGACACCGCGGCTGCGATGGCCAGCGCCGTCAACGACTGGCTCATCGACGAGTGGCTGGCGAACGAGCCACGGCTCCGCGCCACCATGCTCGTGCCGATGCGCGTGCCGGAGATGGCCGCCGCCGAGATCGACCGCGTGGGCGATCATCCGGGCATCGTTCAGGTGATGCTGCCGGCCGTGTCGCAGTCGCTGTACGGTCAGCGGCGCTGGTGGCCCGTCTTCGAGGCGATCGAGCGCCACAACCTGGTGGCGAGCTTCCAGTTCGGCGGGGCGTCAGGCTCCCCGATGAGCGCGGCCGGCTGGCCGTCCCACTACATCGAAGAGTATGTGGACATGGCCCCGCTGTTTCAGTCGCACCTGCTGAGCATCATCTCCGAGGGCCTGCTCGACAAGTTCCCGACGCTCCGCCTCTCGATGATCGAGAGCGGGTGGACCTGGCTGCCGGGCTTCTTCTGGCGTTTCGATAAGGTCTGGAAAGGCCTCCGACGCGAGACGCCCTGGGTCAAGGCACTGCCGTCCGAGTACATCAAGGAGCGGATGCGCTTCTCGCTCCAGCCGCTGGATCTCCCGCGCGACCCGGTCATCGTGCAGCAGATCATGGAGCAGATCGACTCCGACACGCTGCTGATGTTCTCGACGGACTATCCTCACTGGCACTTCGACACGCCCGAGGAGGCGCTGCCGGTGGGCCTCACCGAGGCGCAGCGCGGCAACATCCTCTACGACAACGCCGCCAGTTTCTACGGCTTCGGGCGCCACGCCCGCTGA